The Arachis hypogaea cultivar Tifrunner chromosome 19, arahy.Tifrunner.gnm2.J5K5, whole genome shotgun sequence genome has a window encoding:
- the LOC140182366 gene encoding uncharacterized protein: MALSQGSDSVSVYFIKLKSIWDELSAYHPIVQCDCGGLRPLQDFHDSEYTMSSFLMGLNEHFSAIRGQLLLMEPLPPINRVLSLILQEEKQKELSVKPLASDPLAFAAKVEFKPKSTKKDRDRPLCSHCEVLGHTVDRCFRIHGFPPGYGKLKNKGPIKGVANLASTNTNAPPLSPTISDPPMITNLA; encoded by the coding sequence ATGGCGCTGTCTCAAGGCTCTGACTCGGTGAGtgtttattttatcaaattaaagtCCATTTGGGATGAATTGAGTGCATATCATCCAATTGTTCAATGCGATTGTGGTGGCCTTCGACCTTTGCAAGATTTTCATGATAGTGAATATACAATGTCGTCATTTTTAATGGGACTCAATGAACACTTCTCTGCAATTCGAGGTCAATTGTTGCTCATGGAGCCTCTCCCTCCTATTAATCGTGTTCTTTCATTAATCCTCCAAGAAGAAAAACAGAAGGAGCTCAGTGTCAAACCCCTTGCCTCTGATCCTCTTGCTTTTGCTGCTAAGGTTGAATTTAAGCCAAAATCAACCAAGAAAGATCGTGATAGACCTTTGTGCTCTCATTGCGAGGTTCTTGGACATACTGTTGATCGATGCTTTCGTATTCACGGCTTTCCTCCAGGATAtggaaaattaaaaaacaaaggtCCTATTAAAGGTGTTGCAAATCTTGCTTCGACCAATACAAACGCACCTCCCCTATCACCAACAATTTCTGATCCACCAATGATTACAAATCTTGCCTAA